In the Allorhodopirellula heiligendammensis genome, one interval contains:
- a CDS encoding DNA/RNA non-specific endonuclease has translation MEKPLPPDELARRIAQTLKSLAGDTPVEEFVGFVGDDDSMEGVSSREIKKAQNAAASMQRGKTPSAEGMYHLEAIVHLKHRPSHRVTNNTFDAFPGDFRYMSTDRKVRKCIETSFPAIGRIDITDLHRYEGTGFVVGKNLVMTNRHVGQIFTQGVGRHRIRLQPWGTEIDFAEEPGFDEPDGYELIEPIMIHPYWDMALFRADLPDIQPLELSTTPYKTLLKRNQDIVAIGYPARDSRNGQRAQREIFGDEYEIKRIAPGRIAKRKREISSRWLSVPVDALAHDASTLGGNSGSAIINVDDGTVSALHFAGRYMLENYGVPGYELARDTRIIDSGVQFAGELPPKNNDLAPFWDDIESRPDPSDAPHDPNTSISVFTGNRSSSTQSHQMSHDDEITVEVPLRITISLGPAKLGAGSAGAPGPDADRHPGGVQNDPNGPDDDLIGEADYDIGESNGSGYDPDFLSEHVPVPRLPKKIANDTFELNGETLVDYTHFSVCQSKSRRLPRLVAWNIDGGDMKQLSRSGIRFILDRRIPQEYQAGNELYSRNAYDRGHVARRADLNWGPIREAKNANRDSFFFTNMTPQHEAFNQSSKGGLWGELENAIFADAKVDHLKISVMAGPIFKETDKKYRDVQIPDDFWKLIVFHDEEDDEFKVAAYIISQRDLVFSEGQVDDEFHLYQVSLTKLAEETGLDFDDIAEFDTHTEATETARGVGVREIKGRENLLG, from the coding sequence ATGGAAAAGCCATTGCCACCTGATGAACTCGCTCGCCGAATCGCTCAGACGCTGAAGTCGTTGGCGGGCGACACGCCCGTTGAAGAATTCGTCGGCTTCGTCGGAGACGACGATAGTATGGAAGGCGTTTCGAGCCGGGAGATTAAAAAAGCTCAAAACGCGGCGGCAAGTATGCAACGAGGGAAAACGCCTTCAGCCGAGGGTATGTATCACCTCGAAGCGATTGTCCACCTCAAACATCGGCCGTCGCATCGCGTGACGAACAACACGTTCGATGCGTTTCCTGGCGACTTCCGATACATGAGCACGGACCGTAAAGTCCGCAAATGTATTGAAACTTCGTTTCCCGCAATCGGTAGGATCGACATCACCGACCTGCACCGGTACGAAGGCACCGGTTTTGTCGTTGGTAAAAACTTGGTCATGACCAACCGCCACGTCGGCCAGATCTTTACCCAGGGCGTGGGACGGCATCGGATTCGACTGCAGCCCTGGGGCACGGAAATTGACTTTGCCGAAGAACCCGGTTTCGATGAACCGGATGGTTACGAGTTGATCGAACCCATCATGATTCATCCCTACTGGGACATGGCCCTGTTCCGAGCCGATCTTCCCGACATCCAACCGCTCGAACTTTCCACCACGCCCTACAAAACGCTCCTGAAGCGGAACCAAGACATCGTTGCCATCGGATACCCGGCTCGTGATTCACGCAATGGCCAACGAGCACAACGCGAGATTTTCGGTGACGAGTACGAAATCAAAAGAATCGCTCCTGGGCGGATTGCCAAGAGAAAACGCGAAATCAGTTCCCGGTGGCTCAGCGTCCCCGTGGACGCACTCGCACACGACGCCTCCACGCTCGGTGGCAACTCAGGTTCGGCGATCATCAACGTCGATGATGGAACCGTCTCCGCGTTGCACTTCGCGGGCCGTTACATGCTCGAGAATTACGGTGTTCCCGGATACGAACTCGCTCGCGATACGCGCATCATCGACAGCGGAGTACAGTTCGCCGGCGAACTGCCGCCGAAAAACAACGACCTCGCCCCCTTCTGGGACGATATCGAATCCAGGCCAGACCCAAGTGACGCACCGCACGATCCAAACACCTCCATTTCCGTTTTTACCGGCAACCGATCTTCCTCAACTCAGAGCCACCAAATGAGTCACGACGACGAAATTACGGTCGAAGTTCCACTCAGAATCACGATCTCATTAGGCCCCGCAAAGCTAGGCGCCGGCAGTGCGGGTGCCCCTGGCCCCGATGCTGATCGCCACCCAGGAGGTGTTCAAAATGATCCCAACGGTCCCGACGACGATCTGATCGGTGAAGCCGACTACGACATCGGCGAAAGCAACGGCAGCGGCTACGACCCCGACTTCCTCTCCGAACACGTCCCCGTTCCTCGCTTGCCCAAGAAGATTGCGAACGACACGTTCGAGTTGAACGGCGAAACGCTAGTTGACTACACACACTTTTCCGTCTGCCAAAGCAAATCGCGTCGGTTGCCGCGACTCGTCGCGTGGAACATTGACGGTGGAGACATGAAGCAATTGTCTCGAAGCGGCATCCGATTCATCCTCGACCGACGGATCCCGCAGGAATATCAAGCTGGAAACGAACTGTATTCCAGAAACGCCTACGACCGGGGCCACGTTGCCCGCCGAGCCGACCTCAACTGGGGACCGATTCGCGAGGCTAAGAACGCCAATCGCGACTCGTTCTTCTTCACCAACATGACCCCCCAGCACGAAGCCTTCAATCAGTCCTCCAAAGGCGGCCTCTGGGGCGAGCTTGAAAACGCCATCTTCGCCGACGCCAAGGTCGATCACTTAAAAATTTCCGTGATGGCGGGACCGATCTTCAAGGAGACCGACAAAAAATACCGAGACGTTCAAATCCCCGACGACTTCTGGAAATTGATCGTATTTCATGATGAAGAAGACGACGAATTCAAAGTCGCCGCCTACATTATCAGCCAACGCGACCTCGTCTTCTCCGAAGGCCAAGTCGACGACGAGTTCCACCTGTACCAAGTCTCACTAACAAAGCTAGCAGAAGAAACCGGGCTTGATTTTGACGACATCGCTGAATTTGACACACATACCGAAGCCACAGAAACTGCCCGTGGAGTCGGTGTTAGAGAAATCAAGGGCCGAGAGAACTTGTTAGGCTAA